Proteins encoded within one genomic window of Spirulina major PCC 6313:
- the hoxE gene encoding bidirectional hydrogenase complex protein HoxE has product MSTITPTPAAPKAQPDKRFKILDITMKRNHYRQDALIEVLHKAQESFGFLELDVLEYVARSLKLPLGRVYGVATFYHLFSLKPSGKHSCIVCTGTACYVKGSGKLVEAISEKLGIQVGETTPDGQVSLSTARCIGACGIAPAVVFDGEVKGKLDADAVLARLAVLAETE; this is encoded by the coding sequence ATGTCCACCATCACCCCCACCCCTGCTGCCCCCAAGGCGCAACCGGATAAACGCTTCAAGATTCTCGACATCACCATGAAGCGGAATCACTATCGCCAAGATGCGTTGATTGAAGTGCTCCACAAGGCGCAAGAGTCTTTTGGCTTTTTAGAGCTTGATGTTCTTGAATATGTGGCGCGATCGCTCAAGCTCCCCCTGGGCCGCGTCTATGGGGTAGCGACGTTTTATCATCTCTTCTCCCTGAAGCCCAGCGGTAAGCACAGTTGCATCGTCTGTACCGGCACAGCCTGCTACGTCAAAGGGAGCGGCAAACTGGTCGAGGCGATCAGTGAAAAACTGGGCATCCAAGTGGGCGAAACCACGCCCGATGGCCAAGTATCCCTTTCCACCGCCCGCTGCATTGGAGCTTGTGGCATTGCTCCTGCTGTGGTGTTTGATGGCGAAGTGAAGGGCAAACTCGATGCGGATGCGGTGCTCGCGCGTCTGGCGGTCTTGGCTGAAACTGAATAA